The Tolypothrix sp. PCC 7712 genome segment ATTAGTTAAATAACGCTCTAAATCGGTAATTGCTTTGGTTAAATCTTTCTTCTTTTTTGGGAATTGATGACAATTTTCAATTACTGTAGTCCATTCAGATTTCTTCAGTAATTGTTGTTGGGTTTTCACCCAATCTTTTTGAGTGTCTTCTTTATTCGGATAAGCGGCTTTCGCCACTGACCACACATATTCTGAGAGATGAAAAAAGTCGAGAATTTCCACCGAACCTGGAAATTGTTCTGATGCCATCGACCAAATCCAATGTGCGCCATCACCAATCACTACAGTTTTTGTGGGTTTTGTAAGAGCTACTTGATGATATAAATGGGAGACTCTATCCCTAAATTCTCTCCGCGATTTTAAAGTAGCTACATATTCCCTTTCCCGGATCACACCTCTTTTTTTACCAACTTTTTGATGGTCTTTACTCCAGAAAATTACACCAACTTTTGCTTCTTTATATCCTTGTTTTTGATTCAAGGGAGTCATGACTCCATCAACTCCCACATATAATAAATCTGGTGGCTCATCCTCTAAATTAGGGACTTCAAACTCTGAAGAAGTGTCTGGCAAACATTCTCCATCGAACTCTTGTGTTTGTAGTTCATTTCCGATTTTTTCTACTTGATTAGCTAAAGTTTTTTCTGCTAACTCTAACGTTGTCCATTTTTGAAACAAGGAGTGAGAGTTAGGAAACTCACTACTGATTCCCAAAGCGCAGGCTAATTCTAATACCATTGGTAGCCATTTATCTTTTGGTAGACCTAACTCTTCATCAACCTTGACCTTAATACCATCTCTTGTAACGTAAGCTCTACGTACAAGAACCATTTCACCTAATGGAGTGTAATATCTTTTTTCTCGTTTAGTTCTCGGATGTGAGTATTGGGCTTCTTTTTCTTCTATTTTGGCTTGAAATAAGCTTTTTTGCACCTCGTTCCCTAATTTTAGCCACATACTGTAGAATTCGCGCACAAATTCTTCTAAATGGTTCCACTCCGGTAAGGAATTGAGTGTGTCATGAATGTGAGACAGAATTGATTGGAGGTTGTTCATGGGTAGTTTGGTTGCATCGCATCAAGAGCTATGTTAGCGTATTAAATCCGCTAACTACTCTCCCACACCTTTTTTCGTTCACCCGTTACTAACACAAAACTGTTGTGGGATGGAAGGTTTTGGACATTGGTCAATTTCGGTGAGACAACCACAACACTCTTGCCGGAGATTGGGCAACCAATGCAATTGCCAACAGGCTTTTTTCTTCAGTTACTTGAGACTGGAGCTATCAACATCAGTGCAGCATCCACTACACAGACAGATTCAGCACAAGTGCGTTCAGTAATGGATGCGGCTAGTCCTGCCCATCTTAAAGAAGCCAACCGCAGATTTCATTTAGTTCAAGCGTATCTTGAACACCAGCCAGATGTATATAAAGACATTGCCCTTCGCACCTTGAGGCGCTGGGTCAAGCAGTTCCGTGAGGCGCAAGCCAACTACGGCTGCGGGTATGTTGGTTTGTTGCCAAAAATAGCCCAACGAGGCAACCGCACACCCAAAGCCCCAACAGCCACACGGGAATTACTCGATACCTTAATTACAGAATATTTTGAGACACCCAGGCTTGCACCAGCCCTGAGCGTATATCGGTCATATTTACAAGCTTGCTCTCAACAAAACATTCAACCACTTTCTGTACGTACATTCTATCAACGCCTCAAGCAACGCCGCTCACCCACTCAAATAGAAAAACGTCAGGGAGCAAAAGCCGCTTATCAACAACAGCCTTGGCTATGGGAGCTAACCCTGAGTACCCCCCGACATGGAGACCGTCCCTTAGCTATTGTCCACATCGACCATACCCAGCTTGATATTGAATTACGCTGTTCAGCTACAG includes the following:
- a CDS encoding ISKra4 family transposase, with translation MNNLQSILSHIHDTLNSLPEWNHLEEFVREFYSMWLKLGNEVQKSLFQAKIEEKEAQYSHPRTKREKRYYTPLGEMVLVRRAYVTRDGIKVKVDEELGLPKDKWLPMVLELACALGISSEFPNSHSLFQKWTTLELAEKTLANQVEKIGNELQTQEFDGECLPDTSSEFEVPNLEDEPPDLLYVGVDGVMTPLNQKQGYKEAKVGVIFWSKDHQKVGKKRGVIREREYVATLKSRREFRDRVSHLYHQVALTKPTKTVVIGDGAHWIWSMASEQFPGSVEILDFFHLSEYVWSVAKAAYPNKEDTQKDWVKTQQQLLKKSEWTTVIENCHQFPKKKKDLTKAITDLERYLTNNQSRIDYRSYLKAGLMIGSGVVESSNRRVVTQRLKQAGMHWSFFGAEGVMALRAAYLSSSERWSNFWSSLSYNQIKLV